The window TGCATCGGAGAAGGGACGTGGCTCGACGGTGATCGGGTCGGCTGTCGTCGCGTCGCGATTTCGAGCGGCCTCGAGAATCGAGCGGACGGCCGGGGCAACGTCGCCAACAGGTTCCATTATCGTACATCAATGTACTGATTTATACATAAGGCTTGCGGGATCGGCGGGGGAGGTATCGTTCGAGTCGTCGCAAATCTCCCCCGCATCGGTACCGTATTACGTCGCAACAACCACACAGCGACCATGCACGTCACTATCACGCCCTCGCGCGTTCGCGGTACCGCTCGAGCGCCACCCTCCAAGAGCTACACCCACCGGGCGATCCTCGCGTCGGGATACGCCGCGGAGGCCACCGTCCACGACGCCCTCTGGTCGGCGGACACCCGAGCGACCGCTCGCGCCGTCGAACACTTCGGCGGCGACGTGGCCCGTACAGACGACGGTCGCCTCGAGATCACGGGCTTCGACGGGAGACCGACCGTCCCGGACGACGTCATCGACTGTGCGAATAGCGGGACGACCATGCGGCTGGTTACGGCCACCGCCGCACTCGCGGACGGCACGACCGTCCTCACTGGCGACGACTCCCTCCGCTCTCGCCCACAGGGGCCGCTGCTCGAGGCCATCTCCGACCTCGGCGGCGAGGCGTTCAGCACCCGTGGAAACGGCCAGGCGCCGCTCGTCGTCACGGGGCCGATCGATGGCGGCACCGTGTCGATTCCCGGCGACGTCTCCTCGCAGTACATCTCGGCGCTGTTGATGACCGGTGCCGTAACCGACGACGGTCTCGAAATCGCTCTCGAGACGGAACTCAAATCCGCCCCCTATGTCGACGTCACGCTCGAGGTGCTCGCCGACTTCGGCGTCGAGGCCGACGCCACGGCGGACGGCTTCGCCGTCGCTGGCGCCCAATCCTACGACCCCGACGGCGGAACCTACCACGTTCCCGGCGACTTCTCCTCGATTTCCTACCTCGCCGCGGCAGGTGCCGTCGCCGCGGCCGACGACGAATACGTCCGCGTTCGCGGCGCCCACCCGAGCGCGCAGGGCGACACGGCGATTCTCGAGATTCTCGAGCGCATGGGGGCCGATCTCACCTGGCATCGCGAGGACGGCACTATCGAGGTCGAACGAAGCGATCTCGAGGGCGTGACCGTGTCGGTCGAGGACACGCCCGACCTGCTGCCGACCATCGCGACCCTGGGCGCGATTGCTGAGGGTGACACCCACATCACGAACGCGGAACACGTCCGATTCAAGGAGACCGACCGGGTGAGCGCGATGGCCGAGGAGCTGGGAAAAATGGGCGTCGAGACGACGGAAGAACGCGATTCGCTGACAATCCACGGGAGTGAGTTCGGCCTCGAGGGGGCGACCGTCGACGGTCGCGGCGATCACCGGATCGTCATGTCCCTGGCCGTCGCCGGCCTCGTTGCCGACGGCGAGACGACGATCCGGGGGGCCGAACACGTCGACGTCTCGTTTCCCAACTTCTTCGACGTTCTCTACGATCTCGGTGTGGGCCTCGAGCGGTCGTCCTGAGGGCATGAGACACGAGCGATCGGCTTGACCTGATACACGACGCCCGTGCACCTAACTCGGTCTCGAGAATCACCCGGTCTCGAGAATCGTCTCGAGCATCGTCAGTTCTTGCTCGAGGTCGTCGTCACCGACGGCGGCCATCTCGCTCTCGAGGTGGTCGGCGAACGTCCGGAGTCGGGTGTCGTACCGATCCGAAACCGACAGCGGCACCGACTGCTGTTCCCACTCACCGAGTCGGTGGGATGCCGGGGGGTCGATCCCTTCTGCATCCGCGTCGGCGGTGTCGTCGGGTTCCGTTTCTCCAGCAGCCACCTTGCGCTCGTAAACCGTCCACTCTCGCAGCAAACTGGCGTACCGCGAGAGGAGAATCGACTTCCGGATCGCGTCGCTTTCGTACGTTTCTTCGGCTGTCGGGAACGTGATATGCTCGGTCGTTTCGTGCACCTCACCGTCGCGCGTTTCCCAGCTCGCGGTCAACTCGAGTTCCTCCTCGCCCGCGTGATCGACGTCGACCTGTACCAGCACGACGCCTCCTCTGGCCTCGCCGTCGGTTCGCGGCGAGGGGAATAGGGTGTTGACGTGCATCAGCTCTCCCGTGGCTTCGTCTGCGGCCGTCGAGCCGTACACTCTGACGATGGTGGCGTGCTCGGCCTCTAGTTCGAGCGAGAGGTCGTAGACAAGCGGCGTCACCATGTACTCGAACTCCTCGTCGAGCCGTCGTTCGAACGCCGATTCGGTGTAGACGCTGTAGTAGTTCGCGCCGCGAACCGACGTGATCTGGTCGATCAGGTCGGCGTTGAAGTCGACGCCGACGCCGACGACGGTGGTGTGGTGGTTCGCCTCGGCGTTGGCCTCGAGGCTGCTTCGAAGTTCGTCGGCGTTCGTCTCGCCCCAGTTGATCTGGGCGTCCGTGATCACGATCGAGCGGTTCTCCCTGCGCTCGTGATCTGCTCCTTCGTAATCGGCCATCAGCTCTTCGGCGGCG of the Natronosalvus vescus genome contains:
- the aroA gene encoding 3-phosphoshikimate 1-carboxyvinyltransferase, producing the protein MHVTITPSRVRGTARAPPSKSYTHRAILASGYAAEATVHDALWSADTRATARAVEHFGGDVARTDDGRLEITGFDGRPTVPDDVIDCANSGTTMRLVTATAALADGTTVLTGDDSLRSRPQGPLLEAISDLGGEAFSTRGNGQAPLVVTGPIDGGTVSIPGDVSSQYISALLMTGAVTDDGLEIALETELKSAPYVDVTLEVLADFGVEADATADGFAVAGAQSYDPDGGTYHVPGDFSSISYLAAAGAVAAADDEYVRVRGAHPSAQGDTAILEILERMGADLTWHREDGTIEVERSDLEGVTVSVEDTPDLLPTIATLGAIAEGDTHITNAEHVRFKETDRVSAMAEELGKMGVETTEERDSLTIHGSEFGLEGATVDGRGDHRIVMSLAVAGLVADGETTIRGAEHVDVSFPNFFDVLYDLGVGLERSS
- a CDS encoding vWA domain-containing protein, yielding MVYDRRRLLRACAGVGSLALAGCTEAALPGSTGSEDEKIDDWQYDPADAGNGSANRFGGTDGEAVEADADDSIGLAAGGAADVSTFRQNVREGYLPTPASIAYEGLFHEYYFDTGGDGSCTSLFCPTYTPAVSPDPFSDEREQFLSVGLDSGLSQTDFERPALNLVIVLDISGSMRASFTDYYYDQYGGAYYYDEHGNKREIDEDDTRPKMDVAKDALVSLTRHLRPDNRFGVVLFNSDAAVAKPLRKVGKTDMDAIRGHIQADIRAGGGTNISAAMDAAEELMADYEGADHERRENRSIVITDAQINWGETNADELRSSLEANAEANHHTTVVGVGVDFNADLIDQITSVRGANYYSVYTESAFERRLDEEFEYMVTPLVYDLSLELEAEHATIVRVYGSTAADEATGELMHVNTLFPSPRTDGEARGGVVLVQVDVDHAGEEELELTASWETRDGEVHETTEHITFPTAEETYESDAIRKSILLSRYASLLREWTVYERKVAAGETEPDDTADADAEGIDPPASHRLGEWEQQSVPLSVSDRYDTRLRTFADHLESEMAAVGDDDLEQELTMLETILETG